In Capsicum annuum cultivar UCD-10X-F1 chromosome 8, UCD10Xv1.1, whole genome shotgun sequence, the genomic window NNNNNNNNNNNNNNNNNNNNNNNNNNNNNNNNNNNNNNNNNNNNNNNNNNNNNNNNNNNNNNNNNNNNNNNNNNNNNNNNNNNNNNNNNNNNNNNNNNNNNNNNNNNNNNNNNNNNNNNNNNNNNNNNNNNNNNNNNNNNNNNNNNNNNNNNNNNNNNNNNNNNNNNNNNNNNNNNNNNNNNNNNNNNNNNNNNNNNNNNNNNNNNNNNNNNNNNNNNNNNNNNNNNNNNNNNNNNNNNNNNNNNNNNNNNNNNNNNNNNNNNNNNNNNNNNNNNNNNNNNNNNNNNNNNNNNNNNNNNNNNNNNNNNNNNNNNNNNNNNNNNNNNNNNNNNNNNNNNNNNNNNNNNNNNNNNNNNNNNNNNNNNNNNNNNNNNNNNNNNNNNNNNNNNNNNNNNNNNNNNNNNNNNNNNNNNNNNNNNNNNNNNNNNNNNNNNNNNNNNNNNNNNNNNNNNNNNNNNNNNNNNNNNNNNNNNNNNNNNNNNNNNNNNNNNNNNNNNNNNNNNNNNNNNNNNNNNNNNNNNNNNNNNNNNNNNNNNNNNNNNNNNNNNNNNNNNNNNNNNNNNNNNNNNNNNNNNNNNNNNNNNNNNNNNNNNNNNNNNNNNNNNNNNNNNNNNNNNNNNNNNNNNNNNNNNNNNNNNNNNNNNNNNNNNNNNNNNNNNNNNNNNNNNNNNNNNNNNNNNNNNNNNNNNNNNNNNNNNNNNNNNNNNNNNNNNNNNNNNNNNNNNNNNNNNNNNNNNNNNNNNNNNNNNNNNNNNNNNNNNNNNNNNNNNNNNNNNNNNNNNNNNNNNNNNNNNNNNNNNNNNNNNNNNNNNNNNNNNNNNNNNNNNNNNNNNNNNNNNNNNNNNNNNNNNNNNNNNNNNNNNNNNNNNNNNNNNNNNNNNNNNNNNNNNNNNNNNNNNNNNNNNNNNNNNNNNNNNNNNNNNNNNNNNNNNNNNNNNNNNNNNNNNNNNNNNNNNNNNNNNNNNNNNNNNNNNNNNNNNNNNNNNNNNNNNNNNNNNNNNNNNNNNNNNNNNNNNNNNNNNNNNNNNNNNNNNNNNNNNNNNNNNNNNNNNNNNNNNNNNNNNNNNNNNNNNNNNNNNNNNNNNNNNNNNNNNNNNNNNNNNNNNNNNNNNNNNNNNNNNNNNNNNNNNNNNNNNNNNNNNNNNNNNNNNNNNNNNNNNNNNNNNNNNNNNNNNNNNNNNNNNNNNNNNNNNNNNNNNNNNNNNNNNNNNNNNNNNNNNNNNNNNNNNNNNNNNNNNNNNNNNNNNNNNNNNNNNNNNNNNNNNNNNNNNNNNNNNNNNNNNNNNNNNNNNNNNNNNNNNNNNNNNNNNNNNNNNNNNNNNNNNNNNNNNNNNNNNNNNNNNNNNNNNNNNNNNNNNNNNNNNNNNNNNNNNNNNNNNNNNNNNNNNNNNNNNNNNNNNNNNNNNNNNNNNNNNNNNNNNNNNNNNNNNNNNNNNNNNNNNNNNNNNNNNNNNNNNNNNNNNNNNNNNNNNNNNNNNNNNNNNNNNNNNNNNNNNNNNNNNNNNNNNNNNNNNNNNNNNNNNNNNNNNNNNNNNTGGGATCATATATACAGGGGTAAATAGCAAATACTACTATTATATTTGTAGTAGCTATGTTATCCATTTACCAGTTGACATTATTAGGATTTAACCCTAGTAAGATGTGAATTGAAAGAGTAGCTATCAAATTCAGCCAAACACCCACCCACTCCTTATTAATTTTTGCCAGAAAAACTAAAGTGAAAGCAACCGGCTTTGTTTGCCCATAAACTGACATATGCTTTGTTTGCCCATAAACTGACATACTTTAGCATTTACACATATTCCATGTCCCACTATGTACACTTATAAAGAGTAGCTCGATATATTAAACTCTCGCTGTATGTAGAGTACGTGAAAGATCAGATCACAAAGATATGTTGTTTACTTATATTTGAAATTTGGGTATACAAGTTATGTTCTTTTTTTAGATCGATTTACCTTTTACATGTTAGTAATGTTACGTTAAAGCTTGAGAGTTAGAGTGTCGATCGATCTTGAGGTGAAACCACCGTATGGCAAGGGGTTCATTCGAATTCTCTTCGATAGgaaattatactatttatgaataaataaaattattttttatgtatatatggttAATGTTGACCCCCTTCGGTCAATTTGCGTGCTTTActtctttcaattatgaatttaattagTAAAAGTTCTGACTCCGCCACTAGATAAAACAGTAAATGGGATAAAAACAACTTTTTCCTGTCCCATGCAGCAATGCCCCCATTTTCACGTATAAAGTAAAATGCTCTCCGATggttttgtccttttttttttttttttcaaaaaataataataaatttaatggtAATGTTTGGATAAGTTGGTGTCCATTTTGACGGTTGACCAATTTATCATGTAATTATTGGAGTATTATTCAACGGTACATGCACAAGGTAATTCAATTGGTTTATCGAAATTTAGATAgatgaacaaaatatttgtttCATGGACAATGTGAATGAAATCATAAGAAAGTACTCTTGAATTAAAAGTGAATCTATACTGATCaactttttaatctttatttAAATGAATAGAAGATCGATTTGAGtggttaattttttttcaagtggTATATCAATTATTGAAAAAGAGATAACTAGTAAAAGAGTTCGCCTAATCAATAAGGAATCAtattttgtaacttttttttttttctaaagaaatTATCTGAAAGCCTTCACCATTTGCTTCAAAAATCGCCTAGTAATTTATTCTAATTTCTGGTGTGATTTGAACTTTCATATTTTAgggttctttttttattttattcataataataattaatgatGTCTCGGTACTTGTAGTTGTAAAGGTAAGACCGCAAacacataatttattttaatttcagaTGCGATTTGAACTCTCATATTATAGTGTATTTTTcagttctttttattttattcataataataattaatgatGTCTCGGTACTTGAGTTGTAAAGGTAAGACCGTAAacacataatttattttaatttcagaTGCGATTTGAACTCTCATATTATAGTGTATTTTTcagttctttttattttattcataataataatgatCTTTCGGTATTTGTAAAGGTAAGACCTCAAACACATCACATTTCTTAGACTCTATTTGTGAAACGCACACCGAATATGTTGTTGTAGTTGGTATTCCTATGCTTTGCACATCTTAATTGATTCATAACTATATAATACTTCTATGTGTATATTATCCAGCAACTATAACTATTTTTAATCGAAATTAAATTTCTAGGTAGGTCCATGAAAAAGAAActccttaaatttttttaaatttcttctgGAATATAATTGAACCATTGAGTGCTGAGTGGGAAAGCCCTttttaagtaattaaaaaataggGCAGCTTCAATAGCCAACTTGTTTGCTTCTTTTGTCTTTACATTTATTTGGACAAAAGAAGCCATTGTCTATTCTTTCCAGAGCTTTCTGTTTAGTTAACAGCCAGTGAAACAGATTTAAATACTTTCTGAAACTCCTCAGAGAGACTCACAACTACACAACTTTTATGTGCCCATaatctttttgtctttttcccAAATTTACTCCCTTCTATTGTAAGTTTCTAACtgtatatatatctatttagGCAAACCGTACAATTAATTattaaagagaaaaacaaaagaaggaagaattaaggaaagaaaaaaatgaagattcaatgtgatgtttgtgataaagAAGAGGCATCAGTTTATTGTACAGCTGATGAAGCCACACTTTGTCAAAGATGTGACTATCAAGTGCACCGTGCCAATAAGTTGGCTAGCAAACACCTTCGTTTTTCTCTTGTTCATCCTTCTTTCAAAGACTCACCTCTTTGTGACATCTGCCAGGTAAAAACTTTTTTACACAATCCATAAATACACTTTTGTTCCCTCAATTATATATTgataaattttggatggatttgatatttgtgatatttcttgagccgaggatctctcagaaacaacctctctatcttcTCATGAAGGTGATAGATTAAGGTTTGCATACACTCTATCCTGCGTAAACCCTACTTGCGGGAGAACATTGGATGTgttattgttgatatttgtgATATAGTTAATTAAAATGTACATTTCGAGTcccatatattcatataaactaagcatgtttttttttttttttttggtcagaAAGGCTTTTATCTATGTAATAAAAAGTTCTATGGGAACAGTAACTGTGGCATAGCCACTACAGAAGAGCTCGTCTAGCTAGGCTAGTAGGAATATGTACAAGTGGAGTAAAAATACACATTTAACataataataagataattaaATGATTTAATATTCAATAgtaaattattaaattcatgaagattgaaGGATCAAAAGTGCTCATTGTGACTAGttgaaagttaattaaatatAGTTAGCCAGATATTACCAGgaataaaatcataattcaagatcACTGAGGGGTCGTTTGGTTCAAAATCATATTATTCTAATAACCACGATTACCTATCTCACCCTCTGTGTACAGTATATTGAAATTATACTACTAGTTCTTTTTACTTATTGTATtggtgtaatttttatttttcaggaaagaAGAGCATTGCTATTTTGTAAAGAAGATAGAGCAATTCTTTGCAAAGAATGTGACTTGCCTATACATAGAGCAAATGAACATACACAGAAACACAATAGGTTTCTTCTAACAGGAGTTCAGCTCTCTTCTGCTGTACTTGCTAATTATAATAATAACCAAACTTCGTCGTCGTCAATGTCCCCAACTGGATCTGAAGCAAGTAATGCTGGTACTAATAATCTTAAAGCACGTAGTGGTAATTCTGGGATGAAGAGTAATTCTATTTCGACTACTGATCAATCAACACCTGGTTATTTTCAAGTTGATTGTATTCAAGAGGGTTCTGTTTCAACTGGTAGCATATCGGAGTATTTGATTGAGACTCTACCTGGTTGGCACGTTGAAGATTTACTTCAATATCCATGTTCTTCTCAGTAcggtaaagatttaactttataTTCACTGACAATAACGATTGCGACACCTTTTGCAAAGCAATGTCGTTCGACGTTGCTTTGCAATACCCTCTTGTTgtatttatgtaaaaacaatagaACAGAAGACAACAACATAGTCCTAGACGAAAAGAACTCGGAGGAAATGATCTCTTATGACCATTTGCTAGTTGAATAGAAGAAAACTACATTTACATATATCTCTTGTGTAAAAATTTTACACCAATACAATTTAACGTGTTGTATAAGGTTACTAGTTATATTTGTAAGGTTAGTAATTCACTTATTGAGTAGGCTAAGAATATATagtttggaaaaaaattatatagcatCAAGTTTCTCTTATATATATGTTCAGAGGCTGCAACTAAAATGCTGCTGTTTGATTGCAGATTTTTCATCAGCAGTTTAGTTTTTCCCACTACAATAAGTGGGGATACCTATAACATCAAATGGAGTACCTGTTTCTCAGATCAACGCTCCATATCTGCCAAGCAACTTATAAGACAGACTTGGCAATACTAAAGGGCATAATAATATCTTTGAGATATAAGAAAACAGAGTTATAACAAGCTGCCATCTGACCTTTTCTTTTGGTTACTAATTTTGACCAGTTACTTGGTTTTTGAACATGTAATACATGTTATAAGTTAAAGCCCCActgctcttttatttttattttttttgcaagtCAAATCAGTTCGACTTGTTAAAATCTGTTAATCTGACAGGGAATGGGTTTTACCAGCTTTGACTGGGGTACTCTGGCTTTTGCTTTGTGGAGCCAATTTTTTTGTAATGCCAGTGGGATGGCCTTGTGTCTATTACCCCACTTTGATTATTGAATATGGTATTCCTATTTGTTCCAATTATTCATGGCCAAATCAATTATTTATGGGAGATTGATGCAAAGATTATATGCATCGTTTTTCGATTGTATAGAATTGACGTTAGAACGACCAAGAAACCACAAAAAATATACCACGTGGAATATCAAATAAGATGTGAAGCCAAAGAGATCACGATTATAAATCCAATGATGTACAAGCTCAAAATTTTTTACTTACACGACAACATTGTCGTTGCTGTTGCGTTCTATATACTACAGCTCAAGTTCAAGGAGATAAAACTGTTCCAGCAGCAACTCTGTTAAAATTTACCAATTCGACTTTGTTTCCTTTGTCCCCAGAGTCTTTCTTAATTTACAGTTAATTGGTGGACAAGTGGGGAAAAAGGTATACCATTTTGACATTACATACAGTTGAACCATCTAAAGAAGTGTCATGAGAAAGCGAGTTTCACCAGAGCGAAGAGAACCCTCCTACAAAGAGAGGGAGAAAAGTAAGCACCATGTTGCAAGTTGACTTGAGAAATTATGCGTAATTGTAAAATAATAGTATGAGAATTAATGATGAAATGACTACCAACCTTTCACCATCGCCGAAGAACTTGAAATTGTGTatcaagtaaaaacaaaaatCCTATCTGCAATTTCAGTTCGACAGATTGGACACTCGGCACAGGCAAGGGAACAAGATTTACACACTGCAAATTAAGACGACATTAGATAGATCCCGTACACCAAGGGAGCAATAACCCGAGCACATAATCAGAAAGTTGACTTACAGCAAAAATGTCGGCAAGGAAGAAGCATTGCAGAAGTTGGTGATTCGAAACAGACTTTACATACATGTGAATTTGCATCTGCATTCCCCACATACGTGTGATCCTTTTCCTTCATCTCTGGCATACTAGCCTGGTGGCGCACACACGCAAACTATCTTTAATATTTCACACTATATTTTGAGTCATCAAGGAACCTAAAGAAACAACAGTTGTTATTAGCAGCTTCTACCTATGCAAAAACCCAAGCACTGACATGTATTCCGTTACCCATGTGATATCATATTTCCCATTTTAGGTTTCATCTCAAAATGTTCGACACAATTTATCTGATAATAGTACACTACCAAGTCAAATTCTTCTACGAATTCAGAAGTTTAAAAATGTTCTCTTAGAGCTAAAACCGTCAGTTCAACATTTTCTTCCATTACTACTATtaattactccctccatcccaaaatAGATGTCACTTTAGCTCATCACGCCCGTCAAGAAAAGTAATAAATAGAAGGCATAGTTTTACTAAATTACCCCAATTTATTAGATATTTCTTGAGAAATGAGCAACTATTAGAAGAAACAGTTCTTTAATACAAGGGTATAGTTGGAAAAACATACGAATTCTTGTCTTGAATTCCTAAGGTGACACTTGTTACTGGGATAAACTTTCTTTGCTAAACCGATACTTGTTTTGGGACGGAGGAAGCATTATCCTAGTTACAAAAAGTATAGAATGAAATAGACTCCAAAGATTGACAAGAAGCAGCAAATAAAAAGCCTGATACTGAGGTTCCTAGTAATGATTTGTTGAAACATTTCAGCAGCACTAAAAGCAAAGCATTATCTATGCAAGAAGAGCCACATGGAACGAAaaattactgagactaaatctatGACTAAATTAATGATTCCTGTTTTTCAATTTATGACACTGTTTATATTTTGAGATGCATCAAAATGTTTGAAACAATTCAATTTCTACACAACTTTCAAGAATGAAAATTCATCGCACTAACCACATTTGAAACTTTGATGCAATATCTTCCACTGAGTCAACTTTTCAACCAttactttaatattttcttctGTTATCACTAAAATCACACCTAAGTCAAATCAACAACTTAAACGCCATCATAAGATAAATCCGAGATATAAAATGGGACAGTTGGAATAAGTAAATGTATATTAAATCCCATGACTAGCAGATGTTGGACACATATCCTCCCCACCCCTATGGTGTGCTACTAAAAATCTAACAACCTTCCTATCTTCCAAAGAGCTTGCATATCTTACTGGATCCAAAGAATATCTCGCACTTGTTTTACAACTGAATAGACAAAAATGACCACAGAGAgggaaaaagtaaaataaagctTATCTAGCCTCCTTATGGTGTGCGATGCTCAAACACAAGGAAATTAACTAGCTTTAGGAAGTATACAGAGCTTCAACTCAGAAAAATACAAGGAAACACCTAACACATACATGTACACTAGATGCAAGTGCTAAGTGGCAAGAAAAGGATAATCATAATTACCTTTGAGCAGGCAACAAGAGGGTCTTCCTTCAGAATTGCATCAACTGCAGTTGCATGATCCTCGGACTGTCCATCATCGAGGATGGGGTTATTGTACTCGCTATCACACATTTCTGGATCATTCATATTGTCTCCTCCGACATTCTGCCTTTCTGTTGCTGTCTTAACATCTTGCATGGCACCATTCTTTCTCCTTAGCTGagcaacaagcacccacatatttGCTAAATCATTCTCCAAAGCTGCCTCCCTTTTCTTTCCCTCTTCAACCTTTTTCCGGTACTCATCTTCCAGTATTTCCTTCTCAACCAAGGTAGCTTCCAGAGCTGCCTCACGTTGTTTTCTTGCCAGCAACTCTGCTTTCAAATCTTCAGTATCTAGATCCCATGTGCCAAATCCATCTCGAACAACtccaggaactt contains:
- the LOC107840468 gene encoding B-box zinc finger protein 20 isoform X1; the encoded protein is MKIQCDVCDKEEASVYCTADEATLCQRCDYQVHRANKLASKHLRFSLVHPSFKDSPLCDICQERRALLFCKEDRAILCKECDLPIHRANEHTQKHNRFLLTGVQLSSAVLANYNNNQTSSSSMSPTGSEASNAGTNNLKARSGNSGMKSNSISTTDQSTPGYFQVDCIQEGSVSTGSISEYLIETLPGWHVEDLLQYPCSSQYGKDLTLYSLTITIATPFAKQCRSTLLCNTLLLYLCKNNRTEDNNIVLDEKNSEEMISYDHLLVE
- the LOC107840468 gene encoding B-box zinc finger protein 20 isoform X2 — encoded protein: MKIQCDVCDKEEASVYCTADEATLCQRCDYQVHRANKLASKHLRFSLVHPSFKDSPLCDICQERRALLFCKEDRAILCKECDLPIHRANEHTQKHNRFLLTGVQLSSAVLANYNNNQTSSSSMSPTGSEASNAGTNNLKARSGNSGMKSNSISTTDQSTPGYFQVDCIQEGSVSTGSISEYLIETLPGWHVEDLLQYPCSSQYDFSSAV